One Loxodonta africana isolate mLoxAfr1 chromosome 8, mLoxAfr1.hap2, whole genome shotgun sequence DNA window includes the following coding sequences:
- the LOC135232294 gene encoding collagen alpha-1(I) chain-like: MGIQRSRVLRQRAALRLSARPLQRIQSSTSQPRHPRRHRPWSLGSLSNASEIQGAGGGRGPQLSSQRVACRPVSPYEVPGKEPKAARGTAQAGSPRSRNSGAGAASPPQRASGRPPVDSSCQAHCQWGGGRARREANGLLQRTKVAAQASATLPPGGEIGILVPPSCATPRGAGRLGLHPPHGGGGRGEGDLGPAGSRCLIAEPELAAPARRSFLNPGGVAGLGEGKTNGSAWGARDSSLRAASSPPHTPGCADPRGASSRPPRAGRSHELVDAEGGCVAARSEAPGMGRPRSSGRLEDGSPPRLGGAAAGQQRGANPSDAQQRVYETSSPRRTLPTPSRGRLQTKRFPPPPRPPGRRNAARPSEAPGRRRWALPGRPRPGISTERRDTAGGRFQGPGHRRVTPEVRPAVCAPGWARRAPGPARLRHPARPLTCAVPAGRAALQLRFECTQGTRRTGPRAKQADRRDLGRARPAEGGPGASKTPRGRRRPEPKRGGGTKRSRDGAARFLGVGMGEARGPKPDGQGARVLPDSAAEARRRAGAQGFRVGPSAEIETPAGFTSPAPPSPSLRAIGPGTPDRIVKTQSPARRPAAQGPGSRLQPGFLPSGLGAAAEVPRCPESPPPSKPSVAEVYEAQLPETRSRTGGGKVRSELGSTVVGPQDGSAGSRQEGVWDRLVSAGALGPGGAGLVGRRGAASLGVSATFSPTHPCQLCSLTGVWPPPPPGTKAACPGRGREAAPRPVPSPSFPTAAAAPPGGGGAARLEARRRIRSLAPALRSDATGSIPRGGAGAGGLPGCQRRMAPSSLPSIPSPGAPRPLPLWAPSQSPPARRPQTAAAGQNQIRIKRQLAPCPGFPRRKRVHSGGVYSGPPAALGGADGDCALGLGRGARGPGRGDKERGTRLDRTQGEKGSTLTPPGTLASPCRVTAPGLPDGSPPAAPYLVPGTVGGRARQRGRPSRARRPPAAVAQRPPRPFIAHAPPGQRPARPFTCCREPDTAPRNASPACAALPSELAGGAPPRRLGFPPFLNYEFERRAGLSPGASRASAPARPEAPSSNPGGVGQTGNQSWTRRSWVAPGDPIPRIAFRSGRGQGGRGRAEPGAPLGCPAPRPCAPSLGGTAVCLANPHPEDSARPPPAWRRPFSLLASGLSPRPSGFLNGPVPTHSASLTPSPSPSMVVSVVLEMLGEEAIHPGLPLPSCSAREAGGRDVWSTAPTLTDRCGARLLGPHADRGSRLHGTSN; this comes from the exons ATGGGCATTCAGAGATCCCGGGTCCTCCGCCAGCGCGCAGCCCTGCGGCTCTCTGCCCGGCCGCTACAACGAATCCAGAGTTCCACGTCACAGCCACGCCACCCGCGCCGGCACCGGCCCTGGTCCCTCGGGTCTCTATCGAATGCCTCCGAGATCCAAGGAGCTGGAGGGGGCCGGGGCCCCCAGTTATCCTCTCAGCGGGTCGCCTGCCGACCAGTGTCTCCCTATGAGGTCCCAGGGAAGGAGCCCAAAGCTGCCCGCGGCACGGCCCAGGCCGGAAGCCCACGGAGCAGAAACTCCGGGGCTGGCGCTGCGAGCCCCCCGCAACGAGCCTCCGG GAGGCCACCTGTCGACTCGAGCTGCCAGGCTCACTGCCAGTGGGGCGGGGGGCGCGCACGCCGTGAGGCCAACGGACTCCTCCAGAGGACCAAGGTCGCCGCGCAGGCATCCGCTACTCTCCCGCCTGGGGGGGAAATCGGGATTCTAGTCCCCCCCAGCTGTGCGACCCCGCGGGGCGCAGGGAGGCTGGGGCTGCACCCACCTCACGGTGGGGGGGGGCGCGGAGAGGGGGATTTGGGCCCCGCCGGCTCGCGGTGCCTAATCGCTGAGCCGGAGTTAGCGGCCCCCGCCCGGCGGTCATTTCTAAACCCTGGAGGAGTGGCGGGGCTGGGGGAAGGGAAAACGAACGGCTCAGCCTGGGGGGCTCGCGATTCCTCCCTCCGGGCGGCATCTTCACCTCCCCATACCCCAGGATGTGCGGACCCAAGAGGCGCGTCCAGCCGCCCGCCCCGAGCAGGGCGCTCACACGAGCTAGTGGACGCGGAAGGAGGATGTGTAGCTGCGCGCTCGGAGGCTCCTGGGATGGGGCGACCGCGAAGCAGTGGGAGGCTGGAGGACGGCTCTCCCCCGAGACTGGGCGGGGCTGCCGCCGGTCAGCAGAGAGGGGCAAACCCGTCCGACGCTCAGCAAAGGGTCTACGAAACCAGCTCTCCCAGGCGGACGCTCCCCACGCCCAGCCGGGGCCGCCTCCAAACCAAgcgcttcccccccccccccaggccACCAGGGCGGCGGAACGCGGCGCGCCCCAGCGAGGCTCCTGGGCGGCGGCGCTGGGCCCTCCCGGGACGACCTCGCCCGGGGATCAGCACGGAGCGCAGAGACACCGCTGGGGGCCGTTTCCAGGGGCCTGGGCACCGCCGCGTCACCCCCGAGGTCCGCCCGGCCGTCTGCGCCCCGGGTTGGGCACGGCGCGCTCCGGGGCCCGCCCGCCTCCGCCACCCCGCCCGGCCACTTACCTGCGCGGTCCCGGCTGGGCGCGCAGCCTTGCAGCTTCGCTTCGAGTGCACTCAGGGTACAAGGCGAACCGGTCCTCGTGCCAAGCAGGCAGACCGACGGGACTTGGGGCGCGCCAGGCCCGCCGAGGGCGGACCGGGAGCCTCCAAGACACCGCGCGGGAGGAGGCGGCCCGAGCCCAAGCGCGGCGGGGGAACAAAGAGGAGCCGGGATGGGGCGGCGCGCTTCCTGGGTGTCGG GATGGGAGAGGCCCGGGGCCCGAAGCCGGATGGGCAGGGTGCGCGGGTGCTCCCGGACAGCGCGGCCGAAGCCAGGCGACGGGCTGGGGCTCAGGGATTCAGGGTTGGACCGAGTGCGGAGATCGAGACTCCGGCGGGTTTTACCTCCCCGGCCCCGCCCTCACCCTCGCTCCGCGCGATTGGCCCAG GCACGCCCGACCGGATTGTGAAGACGCAGAGCCCCGCCCGCCGGCCCGCCGCTCAGGGGCCCGGCTCCCGCCTCCAGCCCGGCTTCCTGCCCTCTGGCTTGGGTGCAGCTGCCGAGGTGCCCCGATGTCCCGAATCCCCGCCGCCCTCCAAGCCCAGCGTTGCCGAAGTGTATGAAGCACAGCTCCCTGAAACCCGGAGCCGGACTGGGGGAGGGAAGGTGCGTTCAGAGCTGGGAAGCACGGTGGTGGGGCCCCAGGACGGATCCGCCGGCTCCCGGCAGGAAGGTGTGTGGGACCGACTCGTCTCGGCAGGAGCACTCGGACCGGGTGGAGCAGGGCTGGTGGGAAGAAGAGGGGCTGCTTCCCTCGGGGTCTCCGCCACGTTCTCACCCACCCATCCTTGCCAGCTCTGCAGTCTCACAGGTGTCTGGCCACCGCCGCCGCCGGGAACAAAGGCTGCCTGTCCCGGAAGGGGGAGGGAAGCCGCCCCCAGACCCGTCCCATCCCCCTCCTTCCCCACTGCGGCGGCGGCTCCCccgggagggggcggggcggCCCGGCTTGAGGCGCGGAGGCGGATTAGGTCCCTTGCACCCGCCCTCCGCTCCGATGCTACCGGGAGCATTCCGAGGGGCGGGGCAGGGGCCGGGGGACTCCCGGGCTGTCAGCGACGGATGGCCCCTTCTTCCTTACCCAGCATCCCGAGCCCTGGTGCCCCCCGTCCCCTGCCACTTTGGGCGCCCTCCCAGTCCCCACCCGCCCGGCGGCCCCAGACGGCAGCCGCAGGTCAAAACCAGATTAGAATAAAGCG ACAGTTAGCACCCTGTCCTGGGTTCCCGCGAAGGAAGAGAGTGCACAGTGGAGGTGTCTATAGTGGCCCCCCAGCCGCGCTGGGAGGGGCCGACGGTGACTGTGCG CTAGGCCTGGGCCGCGGGGCGCGGGGACCCGGACGCGGAGATAAGGAGCGAGGTACCAGGCTGGACAGAACCCAGGGGGAGAAAGGGTCCACCCTAACCCCTCCCGGGACGCTAGCATCCCCCTGCCGCGTAACTGCTCCGGGCCTGCCTGATGGCTCTCCGCCCGCCGCGCCCTACCTGGTCCCCGGGACCGTGGGAGGCCGGGCGCGGCAGCGAGGGCGACCGAGCCGGGCGCGCAGGCCGCCGGCTGCCGTGGCCCAGCGGCCGCCGCGCCCCTTTATAGCGCATGCCCCGCCCGGCCAGCGCCCCGCCCGGCCATTCACCTGCTGTCGAGAACCCGACACCGCACCGCGGAACGCGAGCCCGGCCTGCGCGGCCCTGCCGTCGGAGCTGGCGGGTGGGGCGCCACCGAGACGGCTTGGGTTTCCCCCTTTCCTTAACTACGAGTTTGAAAGGAGAGCTGGTCTGAGCCCGGGAGCCAGCCGCGcgtccgcccccgcgcgcccCGAAGCCCCCAGCTCCAACCCGGGG GGAGTTGGCCAGACTGGTAACCAGAGCTGGACCCGGCGGTCATGGGTGGCCCCCGGGGACCCGATACCCCGGATCGCTTTCCGCTCTGGGCGCGGGCAAGGGGGACGCGGCCGGGCAGAACCAGGAGCCCCACTGGGCTGCCCTGCACCGCGCCCCTGCGCCCCCA GTTTAGGAGGGACCGCTGTCTGCCTTGCCAACCCCCACCCGGAAGACTCAGCGCGGCCCCCACCAGCCTGGAGGCGACCCTTCTCTCTCCTCGCCTCTGGCCTGTCTCCCAGGCCATCAGGGTTCCTCAACGGCCCGGTCCCCACCCACTCTGCTTCCCTAACTCCCAGCCCCTCGCCGTCCATGGTGGTCTCCGTGGTGCTGGAGATGCTGGGCGAGGAGGCCATCCACCCTGGgctccctctcccttcctgctcCGCGCGCGAGGCTGGAGGGAGGGACGTATGGAGTACAGCCCCCACCCTGACAGACCGGTGTGGAGCGAGACTGCTCGGTCCCCACGCTGACCGGGGCTCCCGGCTCCATGGCACGAGTAACTAG